The Sphaeramia orbicularis chromosome 15, fSphaOr1.1, whole genome shotgun sequence region tagtCACAACTACATCAGACTGTTTTTCCTCATCCTTCTTAGGCCGAGACTGCCTGACGCTCTATGGTCAGAGAAATACCCCGAAGAAGCGTCGGAAATCCCGCACCGCCTTTACTAACCACCAGATCTACGAACTGGAGAAGCGTTTCCTGTATCAGAAGTACCTGAGCCCGGCGGACCGGGACCAGATCGCCCAGCAGCTCGGTCTCACCAACGCGCAGGTCATAACCTGGTTCCAGAACCGACGGGCCAAACTCAAGCGGGACTTGGAGGAGATGAAAGCCGACGTGGAATCCGCCAAGGCCGTGGGCGCCGTGGCCTTCGACAAGCTCTCCAGACTGGCGGAGCTGGAGAAGTGCGCGGCGGGAGGCGGATTAGACATCCAGAACGGGACCCATCACACGCCGCCTTTGTCACCCGCCTCGGTGCAGGACACGGACCTGCACGGGAACAAGTACTGCTCAGAAGAAGAAGACATTGACGTGGATGAATAAACATGAGAGCTGTGAGAAGTACCAAGTAACACGTCATTAACAGAAGCTTTGACTTTGTAAGGATTTCATCTTTTATATGAACATGTCAGTTACTGCGAGACAGGAGATTACGCGCTAAACCAAACATCCCATCACACAAAGACAGGAGAGCGAGAGCGTACAGTTGGTCACAGACTCTGCAGATCGTCATTATGTTTCACCGCTTTTGTTTTGAATTGGTCAGAAAGTCTCAAATAGACCTGTTTCATTTCAGAAGAAAAAACAGGCTGCACATGAGACATTTTTGTTGTAACACAGACTAATGTAGCTGATTGTGGGTAATAAATCAGACTTTGATATATTTATAATGCTTTGTATAATCTTTAAGTGCCTTTCAATACTCAGTATACgcataaaattaaactatataaaacatgctgtaaaatatgtcattatgtCATCATCTGAAATATTGGTGAATCTGGcgtttttattatgtcatttaattttttaattcagtttaaatTCTAGgtctggtgtaaaatagtttgttttGTCACCTACTATCTGCACATTTAAAGCAGCTTTTCGTCTTACGTGTTTTTTAGATGGTACAAGTGTAGGCGCATGTCGGTTTCGCACCGTCCGACGTGGCCGTGGATCAAAAGGGGGCAGAGGAGAGTGGGGAGGCCATATGGTTTCTGAATTGTCCTCTCAATTACGAGTCACTTTGATGGATTGATTTGGCCCGTCTATTGAATAGCGAAGCGCCCTTTTTGTTGCACATAATACAGACACAGTCGCTGGTCTCTGGGCCGACGCGTAAAAATGGTCATGAATGTCAATGTGAAATCATTAGAGCTTTGAGGTGATGAAATAACAGACATGAAAATGACAGAGCTCTGTTACACACTTCATCTGTTCTTCATCATTCAGTCTGACATCTTCAACAGAGGTTTTCACATCACTtcggtgttaaaaaaaaacaaaaacaaaaaaactacaattatGAATAACATGTAGTTCTAAATTGTTTGGATTATATTTAATATCGGGATTGTTTCGTCAACTGGAAATGTATATAAATAATCTTTTTTTCAAACAACAAACGAAAACTGTAAATCCTTTTATTTCCATATGAATTCCAGTGTTTCATCATAATATAATAAACCGCATTTATGTGCAACGTCCTTACGAATTAGGATGATGAGGGCTTGGTAAATCAACATAAAATAAATTATCTGTTTTAGCATTGGGTACCTAACGTATTAGCTTTTGTTACTTAGAATTGTCCAGACAGGTTTCCTCAAGGGTCAAAGTAAAATTTAAGGTTTGAGGAAGCTCAAACCTCAAATTtgtaggtaataataataataataataattattattattattattattattattattattataaaatgtattattatattatagtttaatttatttttcaattattgggaaattatagtttttttgtgtcttttgtcagTTGTGTTTTGCCTCAAATTTCCTTGTCAGATTTATGACAAATGTTGACTTTTCATTTTGTCACAGTGGACCAAAAAATTCTCCCAAAGTGGTGGTTGTGGCTAGTAATATATCTACCACTCATAGATGTAGTTAAAGTAATTGCGTCATTCAGTGTTTTGTTCTTATTATTTCATTCTTGTGTAGGTTATCATACAGTATTCCATCACTATGGCCTCACTGATAAACTGTGACAACAGCATTGTAAAGgataatatttaaatatataGTATAACCTATATAAAAAGAATATCACTAAATTTGCCTTATAATCACTGGTTTTTGTCATAAGTAGAAAAACTTAGTTTCTCAGGGTCTGTTACCGTGTGAGTCTATAAATAGATTACAATACAATATAGTACAATGCAATCATTGTGTTATCACttacagaaacaatgaaaatcagacCTACTTTACCAACACTATAccacagataaaataaatactgtatatgtaaCATACAAAGgttatatatacaggtaataaagaaTACAAGGTCAAATTAAAGACAAGGTGCAATGAGGTGAGTATTGCACTGAGGGAGGGTGTGACCCTTCTGCAGGTCAGCTCTGACTGAAGTCCAGTCTTTATATTCTCTGTTACAGTCAGAGTTTAAGAAGGAGCTGGAGGCACAGCTTGATTGATCGCTAAATAGAGTGGTTTTGAAGGTTTTAGTTATAACGTTCCTGTAGAGCCTGTTAACACTTCAAACTTCAATTTTACGGGCTATTGAACTAAGCATGTGCCTGACAAAACTGATATATGTATTAATTTACTTTAACCAGTGATTAATTACTATCCAAAAAGAGAATTACACAGACCCCATCCACCAATCCCTAGTAAATTTGCATATTAATCAAATTGTTGTTGATAATTCAGATGGAGAAATGGATTAGTAGGCGTGCTTTCTCTATGCCCCCCCAGCCACCCCCTCAGGCCTGTGCTTTGTCTTTCCCTGGCTGCTTGTCATGTGTATTAAAATCAGAGATGCAGAACGAGCTCGGCTGGCTATTTGGTGAAAACAGAAATTGCCTGTCCACTTTTATAATGTGCTCATGCTGAGCAGGCTCTTCTTAATGTAGCCTGTCAAAGCGGCCTAGGAGATTTACACAGGCCGAGCTATGTTGGTTTAGTTTATTAGTGCCTGATGATTGGTCCGAGGCTGCTACGGTGGCCTGTGAGGCTCACATGTGTGTAAATCCTGTTTACTGATTCACGGAAACTAAGCTTTTGAATCATAATGGAGGGAAAACACAAGCTGTGGGActgaaaacagaattaaaagACCATTAAATGTCACCAGAATAATTATATACAGGCTGATTTAAAATCCTGATCTTCCTTACACTCCAAATGGCAGTTGCTTACAGACAATATATTTCATTGGTTGTGCACAAAAACAACCAGTAACCTGATCTACTGTGCAATATCTTCAGGTTGTGACTacagtattaacccttaaagatccagaactacttccaaatgattttttctctaaatctaacatttcttaagagatttatcaccgtttataataatattatcctctgcattttgtaaatttcagagtaaatcaggtattttcttatatttaattcactgattatgtagatattcattaaagttcagggtaagttcaaaggttattagatcaaaacagaggaaactgaagaaaaataaacttttactgcaaaatattaataaaaacaagcatctacaacatcTGCCATTTGTCCTGGGtttatggtgaatcaatgttgtgaaagatgacagtgtttccatgttcactatgcagcctctgagcgtccatggtctgatgaccatgaagagatgataaactgcattttacactaaatatttacatgtattaataggtttagtggatcaacaggtatacaTTTTTTGAGTAATATCAGgtaatatttttgggtttttatgagttaatattATTGTTAAGTATACTGGCAGCACTTAAGTAGAGACAGAAGCtttatttatttgcttgtttgtttgtttgtttgtttgtttgtttgtttgtttgttttataagaTAAAAGAAAATCGGCTTTTATATGTCAGCAAACTGACCATATCATGAATGAGAAGGAGCAGAAAGAAGAGCAATTATATTGGCTTATAATTTCTGCATCTTCAGCAAAAAACTTGTGCGTCTAAAATAGTAACGTAATTGTGAAATCACCCTCTTAATAATTGTATTAAGATATCTGATAGTACATACAGCTGCAAATCATCATAagggaaaaatgttttttaattcttcaatttctcattttcttttatctTAACCAAACAGCCAAACACcaaaaaaactgtatgaaaaaatttaaaataagccTAAAGCATTTAAGTAAgaaacaaaaatgacattttagaacattttaaacacacaaacatacacaagaATTTATGAAGTTTTCACATATCAACATGATTAAACGAACGAAAATGTATAAATTTAATGTATTAAAGAACAGAACAGCACAAAACAATACAGCTATATTCCTTTCTTTAAACATTCCCATACCATTCTGGATTAAACTGATTTAAGATACTTGTTGGCCCAAAGCAGAGAAAGTTACTGCCAATAGAATAAAAAATTCCGTCTGATTGAATGCAATGTATtaatttcttcttttattttttctttttccaaaccAAGCGCTGTGACCAAACCTGCCCAAGGAACTGGCTTTGCAGAAAAGAAAGCTACTGACAACATCTGACAAATATTCTCCGTCAAATAAACattgaatgaaattttcattcTGTAATGTCATTATCCAATATGTGGTCATTTTGTCACCTCCACATAACCTGCTTCACCTTCAGCCACTTCTACGAAAAACAAATGTCCCTGATTTTAAGACTATATACATGTAGTGTAAATTTGAGCAACAGTCAACTTCACTGGCTTAAGGATgctttgaaaacaaaacaaaaaaaatgcacaaaggtCAGCGAATTGATTTGTGGCAAATCATTATGAATAAACATTTGAGGCAACCTCTTACTTGATCTatctcagatctatggtgtccacaaatgagctcgagatgatcgttcacgctttcgtatcttcttgcttagactactgcaacagcctgtttacatgcttaaacaagaaggagctggcctgtctacagtttgtccagaactctgctgccaggctcctgacccgcacaaacaggagaacccacatcactcccatccttaaatccctccactggctccctgttctatatcgtcttcatttcaaaattcttgtgctaactttccgggccctacatggccaggcccctgcatacattgcttccctgatccagccctacagctcgactcgtagcttgaggtcttcaggacagtacctgctgatggttccacggacctgttttagcacacgcggtgacaggtcttttaaagctgtggcaccacgtctatggaatgacctgcctctacacctacggtccatggactctgtagagagctttaagaaacacctcaaaaccctcctgttcaaaaaggctttttagtctcccacctgacccaggaccaccacagactgattacactctgtgtattcatcataacgtactccatgtgtcacccccccccccccagtctctctatatctctatcgctctctcttttgtcctcctttactctctctctctctctttaaccccaactggtcaaggcagacagccatccttcaggagtctgggtctgctcgaggtttctgcccgttaaaaggaagtttttcctcgccactgtcaccaatcacaagtgtttgcccctgaaggattctgttgggtctctgtaaacttaatttgattctgatttgaattgataaagcactttgtgactctgtctgtgaaaagtgctctataaataaaatttactttactttacttacttacttgatATGAGACTAGTGAAAAATTTTGTTCggccatgttgtatggttctttgttatctgatgattctatatgctcgaaataaaactaaactcacTAACTAACCTGATAGACATGAGCTTTTTTCCTTGCATCTCACTAAGGGACCAAGCTAGAAGGTACGAGGAGTCACATGTATTTAGAAAATAGGTTTAATTTATCATAAAATAGAAATACAAGTTAGCAAAAGTCAAGCTAAAAGAGGTAATATGAAcggatattcattcattttctgaacctgctttatcctcactagggtcacgggggtcacttgcatcctatcccagctacttacgggcgaaagcggggtataccctggacatttcg contains the following coding sequences:
- the lbx1a gene encoding transcription factor LBX1a, encoding MTSKEGSRFAPVLKDQIDRRISPLDQLPPPANSNKPLTPFSIEDILSKPSVRRSFICPREKPPAAPAALTGRLPGPTSPLCALEELASKTFRGLEVSVLQAAEGRDCLTLYGQRNTPKKRRKSRTAFTNHQIYELEKRFLYQKYLSPADRDQIAQQLGLTNAQVITWFQNRRAKLKRDLEEMKADVESAKAVGAVAFDKLSRLAELEKCAAGGGLDIQNGTHHTPPLSPASVQDTDLHGNKYCSEEEDIDVDE